A stretch of the Drosophila sulfurigaster albostrigata strain 15112-1811.04 chromosome 2L, ASM2355843v2, whole genome shotgun sequence genome encodes the following:
- the LOC133850389 gene encoding eukaryotic translation initiation factor eIF1-like produces the protein MSIQNLNSRDPFADAISGPDDDIQDGLVHIRIQQRNGRKTLTTVQGLSADYDLKKIVRSCKKEFACNGTVIEHPEYGEVLQLQGDQRENICQWLTKAGLAKADRLKVHGF, from the coding sequence ATGTCCATTCAGAATCTCAATTCACGCGATCCATTCGCGGATGCCATCAGCGGACCCGATGATGACATCCAAGACGGTCTCGTTCACATACGTATTCAACAACGCAACGGCCGCAAGACATTAACCACTGTCCAAGGGCTGTCGGCTGATTACGATCTGAAGAAAATTGTGCGTTCCTGCAAAAAGGAATTCGCCTGCAACGGCACAGTCATTGAGCATCCTGAGTACGGTGAGGTCTTGCAACTTCAAGGCGATCAACGCGAGAATATTTGCCAGTGGCTAACTAAAGCTGGCCTCGCTAAGGCGGATCGCCTCAAGGTACATGGCTTCTAA